One genomic segment of Clavelina lepadiformis chromosome 3, kaClaLepa1.1, whole genome shotgun sequence includes these proteins:
- the LOC143449310 gene encoding uncharacterized protein LOC143449310 isoform X2 produces MSDQESDENIYEVEKIMDHVVVNGELYYCVIWKGYDGPEAQTWEPESNLLSCEDLLKNYIAQHPIKKSSQGSELSGDSISDEDSEVDQRTGGGGRRGSGKKQKLKDSPIRVRGRGRGRGRGRGSSAEGRRRKIVASSTSESSSSDSSEEEPQVKDPFWEDLEKGRIDVFAGDLYSKVKRRRGTSSGSHPISSTPLPPIGKKRGPKKKPAIESAESEYQSDRKDESKNEEAKNGKEEDHPMRSPVLEYLDDQLGQSRKLNSQDTKEIPTEPEAPPSDESFEEEVSFRKAEENNDKEKAQKEKREASNKKENRSSEATSNQLATKRGVETLAALKSAVHEKMQAKKRAKEIVRKEREEKKAELRPFSALLEELDVPTITPRKEKHIDRKAIIETKSNNPLLRQEEPLPKSPPRSAPDKTPSVRTKPQVAPSKVKNDDLLSSNQKDDTPHKVALPEPTKTLRNPSDRVKPGKATRSAPTDSSTSANKGDLPRREGISMFEVFEQELSSPLNPPTKPTQNQETSPSDKYQLQDMAEYLKVKVNFDLDEVTLKEIEQHHELGEPPCRLERDVTNGEFRQLIRANNYEMVFEALKSERKLYNLEHQDSVCVTQLMVASSAGSSEIVKVLAYHGARVNAKTKSNQTALMFAAEKGHVITARVLLMFGAYVNLQTTTGESALIKAVKNGHADIAHCLLQAGADPCLRSPHGVSALNISSSQAAAAVAMVKRHKQRVEASVDSCIRSHLTKLGLLLQGPPLFCIRTYNIREHPLVTFNQHISPPSLSAKQGVVLFAVHGMVGAGLSVKCRMRGPCYVSSVVINNQVMEPIMPSRESDECRHFMSNVLWRDGHNSFRLLLSQDGLSREKLYLVAYVVGFL; encoded by the exons ATGAGTGACCAGGAATCAGATGAAAATATCTACGAGGTTGAGAAGATTATGGACCATGTTGTGGTCAATGGCGAGTTGTATTACTG TGTCATATGGAAGGGTTACGACGGCCCTGAAGCCCAGACTTGGGAACCTGAAAGCAATTTGCTGAGTTGCGAAGACCTCTTGAAG AACTACATCGCCCAACATCCGATCAAGAAAAGTTCGCAAGGATCAGAATTAAGTG GAGATTCGATCTCCGACGAAGATTCAGAGGTGGATCAGAGGACAGGAGGAGGAGGCAGGAGAGGGAGcgggaaaaaacaaaaacttaaggACTCCCCTATCAGGGTTCGGGGTCGTGGAAGGGGCAGAGGTCGCGGGAGGGGAAGCTCAGCTGAAG GACGGAGGAGGAAGATTGTTGCTTCATCCACAAGCGAGTCTTCCTCCTCAGATTCCTCAGAGGAGGAGCCACAGGTCAAGGATCCGTTCTGGGAGGACTTGGAGAAAGGCCGGATCGATGTTTTTGCCGGCGACTTGTATTCGAAGGTGAAACGAAGAAGGGGGACATCTAGTGGCAGCCATCCAA TTAGCTCAACTCCTCTTCCACCAATCGGAAAGAAGCGCGGTCCGAAAAAGAAGCCGGCTATAGAGAGCGCTGAATCGGAATATCAGAGCGATAGAAAGGATGAGAGCAAA aaCGAAGAAGCAAAGAATGGCAAAGAGGAAGATCATCCCATGAGGAGTCCG GTTCTTGAGTACCTTGATGACCAGTTGGGTCAAAGCAGGAAGTTGAATTCTCAAGACACAAAGGAAATTCCCACGGAGCCTGAAGCACCACCTAGTGATGag agTTTTGAGGAGGAAGTAAGTTTTAGGAAAGCAGAAGAAAATAACGACAAAGAAAAAGCacagaaagaaaaaagagAAGCTTCAAATAAAAAGGAAAATCGCTCAAGTGAAGCGACATCTAATCAACTTG CGACAAAAAGAGGCGTCGAAACACTGGCAGCTTTGAAATCTGCTGTTCATGAAAAAATGCAAGCGAAGAAGCGAGCAAAAGAAATTGTACGGAAAGAGAGAGAAGAGAAGAAAGCCGAG TTGAGGCCATTTTCTGCTCTTCTTGAGGAACTCGACGTCCCGACCATCACTCCGAGGAAAGAGAAGCACATCGACAGGAAAGCAAT AatagaaacaaaatcaaataatcCGCTCCTGAGGCAGGAGGAGCCCCTTCCCAAGTCCCCTCCCAGGAGTGCCCCGGATAAAACCCCCTCAGTTAGAACCAAACCCCAGGTTGCGCCGAGTAAAGTGAAGAACGATGATTTGTTGAGTTCGAACCAAAAGGACGATACTCCTCACAAGGTGGCGCTTCCTGAACCcacaaaaactttgagaaacCCCTCGGACCGGGTGAAGCCGGGTAAGGCGACCCGCAGTGCCCCGACAGACTCCTCGACCAGTGCCAATAAAGGGGATTTACCTCGAAGGGAGGGTATATCAATGTTCGAGGTCTTTGAGCAGGAGCTGAGTTCACCTTTGAACCCACCAACAAAGCCAACCCAGAACCAGG AAACGTCGCCCTCGGACAAATATCAACTTCAAGATATGGCGGAATACTTGAAAGTGAAAGTGAACTTTGACCTTGATGAG GTTACTTTGAAAGAGATTGAGCAACACCACGAATTAGGGGAACCCCCCTGCAGGCTGGAGCGAGATGTGACGAACGGAGAGTTCCGGCAGTTGATCCGCGCCAACAACTATGAGATGGTCTTCGAAGCGCTCAAGTCCGAGAGGAAGTTGTACAACCTCGAGCACCAG GACTCGGTCTGTGTGACTCAGCTGATGGTCGCCTCATCTGCGGGCTCCAGTGAGATAGTCAAG GTTCTCGCCTACCACGGGGCGCGAGTGAACGCGAAGACCAAGTCGAACCAAACCGCTTTGATGTTTGCCGCCGAGAAGGGTCACGTGATCACCGCGCGGGTGCTTCTCATGTTTGGTGCTTACGTCAATCTCCAGACCACCACCGGGGAGAGCGCTCTTATAAAG GCGGTCAAGAACGGACACGCTGATATTGCTCATTGTCTCCTTCAAGCGGGCGCGGATCCATGCTTAAGATCGCCGCATGGTGTCAGTGCGCTCAATATAAGCTCAAGTCAGGCGGCTGCTGCTGTTGCCATGGTGAAGCGTCACAAGCAGAG GGTCGAGGCGTCGGTGGATTCCTGCATCCGATCCCACCTGACCAAGCTCGGACTCCTCCTCCAAGGTCCTCCCCTCTTCTGCATCCGGACCTACAACATCCGGGAGCATCCACTCGTCACCTTCAACCAGCACATCAGCCCGCCCTCCTTATCCGCAA AGCAAGGGGTGGTGTTATTTGCTGTCCACGGCATGGTCGGGGCCGGGTTAAGCGTCAAATGCAGAATGCGTGGTCCTTGTTACGTCAGCTCTGTCGTCATAAACAACCAGGTCATGGAACCAATCATGCCGTCTAGGGAG TCGGATGAATGTCGCCACTTCATGAGCAACGTTCTGTGGAGGGACGGACACAACTCTTTCCGGCTCCTCCTCTCACAAGATGGTTTGAGTCGCGAGAAGCTTTATCTCGTCGCTTACGTCGTCGGATTTTTGTGA
- the LOC143449312 gene encoding uncharacterized protein LOC143449312 produces the protein MTSLKSFIKIFVVYVVVFTMTYKSEARNIPESSYSFRKRISNVERCRNLKKVLSVIKYEKACGSILAHARRYRLSSRTSQRDYLANVEERPDVGMLRQEYGIIDRLVRELEKKYFSDRFTEGDYDGGVDNQLSNDSLRLFKGWTKALLASGE, from the exons ATGACTTCATTGAAATCATTTATCAAGATATTCGTCGTTTATGTTGTCGTCTTTACTATGACGTATAAAAGCGAAGCCAGAAACATTCCGGAATCATCCT ACTCCTTTCGAAAGCGAATTTCGAACGTCGAGAGATGCAGAAATCTGAAGAAAGTTCTCTCCGTCATCAAATACGAGAAAGCTTGTG GCAGCATTTTGGCGCACGCTCGAAGATATAGACTGAGTTCGCGGACATCCCAGCGCGATTATCTCGCGAATGTAGAAGAACGACCCGATGTCGGTATGCTTCGACAGGAATACGGCATCATCGACAGATTAGTTCGCGAATtggagaaaaaatatttttccgaCAGATTTACTGAAGGTGATTACGACGGAGGCGTAGACAATCAATTGTCGAACGATTCTCTGCGCCTATTCAAAGGTTGGACGAAAGCGTTACTGGCGAGTGGCGAGTAA
- the LOC143450583 gene encoding lysine-specific demethylase 8-like has translation MFIHVISLLAFFILPAKADILFPKDTSVDFIFPPNIHRSSTGIPDGHLRPLGWQRSSEGKIMEVTSSREPKQFWEENVKDKIPLVVRNGFNQSSECFTLWDDKYLKGRYGGIQIEVTTKKPGKIVEPQIMTLKKFLLRYNLEDWYLVSPIPDEMLHQIPLSPSLACGIFKQYLQEPEIWMSSGGTSSKLHYDADHNLHCMITGRKDVIMVDSKYKGRLEMEEDKAEGTGYSNIDMEMVNMYEHPQVGKTSWKWTTLWPGDCIFIPSGHLHQVRSYGRSLSIATLWTPTREFNDSDCAVANSTEQIFMDEANYVWKLYDGERLINTDNYDKAEVLRHHLMSLLRDDPRLTRERFSLYFEKARNEVSRQKKQTPHAAFRQLDLKKKNFLTERDIKKLSGKLLERVTSLYIRPRMKDDEKILRDEL, from the exons ATGTTTATTCACGTGATTAGTCTTCTAGCCTTCTTTATTTTGCCCGCTAAAGCGGATATTTTATTCCCCAAGGACACATCCGtcgattttatttttccacCAAACATTCATCGGTCATCTACCGGAATACCTGATGGTCATCTCAGACCGCTAG GTTGGCAACGATCTTCGGAAGGAAAAATTATGGAAGTGACGTCATCACGCGAGCCAAAACAGTTTTGGGAGGAAAACGTGAAAGATAAAATCCCGTTGGTTGTCAG aaaCGGCTTCAACCAGTCATCGGAATGTTTCACGTTGTGGGATGACAAGTACTTGAAGGGACGTTATGGGGGGATCCAAATCGAAGTGACCACCAAGAAACCTGGAAAAATTGTCGAACCGCAGATTATGACGTTGAAGAAGTTTCTACTGAG atACAACCTGGAGGACTGGTACCTGGTGAGTCCGATACCGGACGAGATGTTGCACCAAATTCCTCTCTCGCCCTCTCTTGCTTGCGGCATCTTCAAACAATACCTGCAG GAACCGGAAATATGGATGAGCAGTGGGGGGACGAGTTCGAAGCTGCATTATGACGCTGACCATAATCTCCATTGTATGATAACCGGAAGAAAAGACGTCATAATGGTCGACTCCAAGTACAAAGGACGATTAGAAATGGag GAGGACAAAGCAGAGGGGACCGGGTATTCTAACATTGACATGGAGATGGTTAATATGTACGAGCACCCCCAAGTGGGCAAGACGTCGTGGAAATGGACCACATTGTGGCCGGGAGATTGCATCTTCATTCCCTcag GTCATCTCCACCAAGTGAGATCATACGGTCGAAGCCTCTCTATCGCCACTCTGTGGACGCCAACGCGGGAATTTAACGACAGCGACTGCGCTGTAGCGAATTCGACCGAACAAATCTTCATGGACGAAGCAAACTACGTTTGGAagctttatgac GGCGAGCGCCTCATTAACACAGACAACTACGACAAAGCCGAAGTTTTACGTCACCATCTAATGTCGTTGTTACGAGATGATCCGCGGCTAACCCGTGAAAG ATTTTCTCTTTACTTTGAAAAGGCGCGAAACGAGGTTTCCCGCCAAAAGAAGCAAACCCCTCATGCTGCATTCCGACAGCTCGATTTAAAGAAGAAGAACTTCCTCACAGAGCGCGACATCAAGAAGCTATCCGGTAAATTACTGGAacgtgtgacgtcattatacaTCCGGCCTAGAATGAAGGATGACGAAAAAATACTCAGAGAtgaattgtga
- the LOC143450584 gene encoding fatty acid-binding protein 10-A, liver basic-like — MVDAFVGKFVVEKRENFDGFMKGIGVPEEYVEKARNAEVKTEISKNGDVISVTRIRPMKTTTNSFSFGKESEVENIKGEKMKVVVNFEGGKIVSRGDNYEVTQEMDGGRLKEVITFKGHTMTRYSKRQ, encoded by the exons ATGGTCGACGCATTCGTGGGAAAATTTGTGGTGGAGAAACGCGAGAACTTCGATGGCTTCATGAAGGGCATCG GTGTTCCGGAGGAGTACGTAGAGAAAGCGCGAAATGCCGAAGTCAAGACGGAAATCTCCAAGAACGGTGACGTCATATCGGTGACGCGCATCCGGCCAATGAAAACGACGACAAACTCGTTCAGTTTCGGGAAAGAAAGCGAGGTCGAGAACATCAAAGGCGAGAAGATGAAG GTTGTCGTCAACTTTGAAGGCGGCAAGATCGTCAGTCGGGGGGACAATTATGAGGTCACACAGGAAATGGATGGCGGGCGGCTCAAGGAGGTCATCACCTTTAAGGGTCACACCATGACAAGATATTCCAAGAGacagtga
- the LOC143449310 gene encoding uncharacterized protein LOC143449310 isoform X1, producing the protein MSDQESDENIYEVEKIMDHVVVNGELYYCVIWKGYDGPEAQTWEPESNLLSCEDLLKNYIAQHPIKKSSQGSELSGDSISDEDSEVDQRTGGGGRRGSGKKQKLKDSPIRVRGRGRGRGRGRGSSAEGRRRKIVASSTSESSSSDSSEEEPQVKDPFWEDLEKGRIDVFAGDLYSKVKRRRGTSSGSHPISSTPLPPIGKKRGPKKKPAIESAESEYQSDRKDESKNEEAKNGKEEDHPMRSPVLEYLDDQLGQSRKLNSQDTKEIPTEPEAPPSDESFEEEVSFRKAEENNDKEKAQKEKREASNKKENRSSEATSNQLATKRGVETLAALKSAVHEKMQAKKRAKEIVRKEREEKKAELRPFSALLEELDVPTITPRKEKHIDRKAIIETKSNNPLLRQEEPLPKSPPRSAPDKTPSVRTKPQVAPSKVKNDDLLSSNQKDDTPHKVALPEPTKTLRNPSDRVKPGKATRSAPTDSSTSANKGDLPRREGISMFEVFEQELSSPLNPPTKPTQNQETSPSDKYQLQDMAEYLKVKVNFDLDEVTLKEIEQHHELGEPPCRLERDVTNGEFRQLIRANNYEMVFEALKSERKLYNLEHQDSVCVTQLMVASSAGSSEIVKVLAYHGARVNAKTKSNQTALMFAAEKGHVITARVLLMFGAYVNLQTTTGESALIKAVKNGHADIAHCLLQAGADPCLRSPHGVSALNISSSQAAAAVAMVKRHKQRVEASVDSCIRSHLTKLGLLLQGPPLFCIRTYNIREHPLVTFNQHISPPSLSAKQGVVLFAVHGMVGAGLSVKCRMRGPCYVSSVVINNQVMEPIMPSREISFQSDECRHFMSNVLWRDGHNSFRLLLSQDGLSREKLYLVAYVVGFL; encoded by the exons ATGAGTGACCAGGAATCAGATGAAAATATCTACGAGGTTGAGAAGATTATGGACCATGTTGTGGTCAATGGCGAGTTGTATTACTG TGTCATATGGAAGGGTTACGACGGCCCTGAAGCCCAGACTTGGGAACCTGAAAGCAATTTGCTGAGTTGCGAAGACCTCTTGAAG AACTACATCGCCCAACATCCGATCAAGAAAAGTTCGCAAGGATCAGAATTAAGTG GAGATTCGATCTCCGACGAAGATTCAGAGGTGGATCAGAGGACAGGAGGAGGAGGCAGGAGAGGGAGcgggaaaaaacaaaaacttaaggACTCCCCTATCAGGGTTCGGGGTCGTGGAAGGGGCAGAGGTCGCGGGAGGGGAAGCTCAGCTGAAG GACGGAGGAGGAAGATTGTTGCTTCATCCACAAGCGAGTCTTCCTCCTCAGATTCCTCAGAGGAGGAGCCACAGGTCAAGGATCCGTTCTGGGAGGACTTGGAGAAAGGCCGGATCGATGTTTTTGCCGGCGACTTGTATTCGAAGGTGAAACGAAGAAGGGGGACATCTAGTGGCAGCCATCCAA TTAGCTCAACTCCTCTTCCACCAATCGGAAAGAAGCGCGGTCCGAAAAAGAAGCCGGCTATAGAGAGCGCTGAATCGGAATATCAGAGCGATAGAAAGGATGAGAGCAAA aaCGAAGAAGCAAAGAATGGCAAAGAGGAAGATCATCCCATGAGGAGTCCG GTTCTTGAGTACCTTGATGACCAGTTGGGTCAAAGCAGGAAGTTGAATTCTCAAGACACAAAGGAAATTCCCACGGAGCCTGAAGCACCACCTAGTGATGag agTTTTGAGGAGGAAGTAAGTTTTAGGAAAGCAGAAGAAAATAACGACAAAGAAAAAGCacagaaagaaaaaagagAAGCTTCAAATAAAAAGGAAAATCGCTCAAGTGAAGCGACATCTAATCAACTTG CGACAAAAAGAGGCGTCGAAACACTGGCAGCTTTGAAATCTGCTGTTCATGAAAAAATGCAAGCGAAGAAGCGAGCAAAAGAAATTGTACGGAAAGAGAGAGAAGAGAAGAAAGCCGAG TTGAGGCCATTTTCTGCTCTTCTTGAGGAACTCGACGTCCCGACCATCACTCCGAGGAAAGAGAAGCACATCGACAGGAAAGCAAT AatagaaacaaaatcaaataatcCGCTCCTGAGGCAGGAGGAGCCCCTTCCCAAGTCCCCTCCCAGGAGTGCCCCGGATAAAACCCCCTCAGTTAGAACCAAACCCCAGGTTGCGCCGAGTAAAGTGAAGAACGATGATTTGTTGAGTTCGAACCAAAAGGACGATACTCCTCACAAGGTGGCGCTTCCTGAACCcacaaaaactttgagaaacCCCTCGGACCGGGTGAAGCCGGGTAAGGCGACCCGCAGTGCCCCGACAGACTCCTCGACCAGTGCCAATAAAGGGGATTTACCTCGAAGGGAGGGTATATCAATGTTCGAGGTCTTTGAGCAGGAGCTGAGTTCACCTTTGAACCCACCAACAAAGCCAACCCAGAACCAGG AAACGTCGCCCTCGGACAAATATCAACTTCAAGATATGGCGGAATACTTGAAAGTGAAAGTGAACTTTGACCTTGATGAG GTTACTTTGAAAGAGATTGAGCAACACCACGAATTAGGGGAACCCCCCTGCAGGCTGGAGCGAGATGTGACGAACGGAGAGTTCCGGCAGTTGATCCGCGCCAACAACTATGAGATGGTCTTCGAAGCGCTCAAGTCCGAGAGGAAGTTGTACAACCTCGAGCACCAG GACTCGGTCTGTGTGACTCAGCTGATGGTCGCCTCATCTGCGGGCTCCAGTGAGATAGTCAAG GTTCTCGCCTACCACGGGGCGCGAGTGAACGCGAAGACCAAGTCGAACCAAACCGCTTTGATGTTTGCCGCCGAGAAGGGTCACGTGATCACCGCGCGGGTGCTTCTCATGTTTGGTGCTTACGTCAATCTCCAGACCACCACCGGGGAGAGCGCTCTTATAAAG GCGGTCAAGAACGGACACGCTGATATTGCTCATTGTCTCCTTCAAGCGGGCGCGGATCCATGCTTAAGATCGCCGCATGGTGTCAGTGCGCTCAATATAAGCTCAAGTCAGGCGGCTGCTGCTGTTGCCATGGTGAAGCGTCACAAGCAGAG GGTCGAGGCGTCGGTGGATTCCTGCATCCGATCCCACCTGACCAAGCTCGGACTCCTCCTCCAAGGTCCTCCCCTCTTCTGCATCCGGACCTACAACATCCGGGAGCATCCACTCGTCACCTTCAACCAGCACATCAGCCCGCCCTCCTTATCCGCAA AGCAAGGGGTGGTGTTATTTGCTGTCCACGGCATGGTCGGGGCCGGGTTAAGCGTCAAATGCAGAATGCGTGGTCCTTGTTACGTCAGCTCTGTCGTCATAAACAACCAGGTCATGGAACCAATCATGCCGTCTAGGGAG ATCTCGTTTCAGTCGGATGAATGTCGCCACTTCATGAGCAACGTTCTGTGGAGGGACGGACACAACTCTTTCCGGCTCCTCCTCTCACAAGATGGTTTGAGTCGCGAGAAGCTTTATCTCGTCGCTTACGTCGTCGGATTTTTGTGA